A part of Aspergillus flavus chromosome 1, complete sequence genomic DNA contains:
- a CDS encoding putative sarcosine oxidase (FAD-dependent oxidoreductase) produces the protein MVSKSTPIAIVGGGAFGLSTALHLVRDGYNNISVFEQDDQIPPRPSAANDLNKIVRAEYEDPFYTDLTMQAIALWKTPLFAPHFHQTGFLHCVSGKAPERAVDTLKRFQAAADDHPELRKHVVPLAKDEEIRQRFWQYDGQFPGWNGYLNTFDGYAHSGNALKAVYQATQKAGVRFFLGEQHGAVAEVTYKNGRSTGLRTKNGQFHPAELVIVAAGAAAAKLVPAIGSQVVAKSWSVAHVHLTEEETSALRGIPITYARDLGFFFEPDPVTQLLKLCPMGGGYVNTDPATGVSHAPSVADSAFVPPDDEAKIRQLLAHTLPTLANRPLVRKSLCWFADTSDSDFIIDYVPHTSNSVVLLSGDSGHGFKMFPLFGSWVKALLEAKDQQQPVPRWRWKEPQQSGDGKWGDAVSWRIGSTREFKDIQPGKPKL, from the exons ATGGTTTCCAAATCCACGCCCATTGCCATTGTCGGAGGCGGTGCCTTCGGCCTCTCGACGGCCCTCCATCTGGTGCGAGATGGATATAACAATATCTCCGTCTTTGAACAAGATGACCAGATCCCTCCTCGCCCCTCCGCTGCCAATGACCTGAACAAGATTGTGCGCGCCGAGTATGAGGATCCATTTTACACCGACTTGACCATG CAAGCGATCGCCCTCTGGAAAACTCCCCTCTTCGCCCCACACTTCCACCAGACGGGTTTCCTACACTGCGTCTCGGGGAAAGCCCCCGAGAGGGCGGTGGACACACTCAAACGCTTCCAAGCCGCCGCCGACGACCACCCTGAGCTTAGAAAACATGTCGTGCCCCTCgcgaaagatgaagagatccGACAACGGTTCTGGCAGTATGACGGCCAGTTTCCCGGTTGGAATGGATACCTCAACACTTTCGATGGGTACGCACATTCCGGAAATGCCTTGAAAGCCGTGTACCAGGCGACGCAGAAGGCAGGCGTCCGGTTCTTCCTGGGAGAGCAGCACGGCGCCGTGGCCGAAGTGACATACAAGAATGGCAGAAGCACAGGCCTCCGAACGAAGAACGGTCAGTTCCACCCGGCGGAGCTCGTTATCGTGGCGGCGGGAGCGGCAGCCGCCAAACTGGTGCCAGCCATCGGGTCGCAAGTCGTGGCCAAATCGTGGTCGGTCGCCCACGTTCACCTgaccgaggaggagacgTCTGCGCTACGAGGCATCCCCATCACCTATGCCCGTGACCTGGGGTTCTTCTTCGAGCCCGATCCCGTGACTCAGCTGCTGAAGTTGTGTCCCATGGGTGGAGGATACGTCAACACCGATCCCGCCACCGGGGTCTCGCATGCCCCATCTGTAGCAGACAGCGCTTTTGTGCCCCCCGACGATGAAGCCAAGATCCGTCAACTGCTGGCCCATACTCTCCCCACATTGGCCAATCGGCCGCTGGTGCGGAAGTCCCTGTGTTGGTTCGCCGACACCAGTGACTCCGACTTTATCATTGACTACGTGCCTCACACGTCGAACTCAGTGGTTCTACTCTCCGGTGACTCCGGACATGGTTTCAAGATGTTCCCTCTGTTCGGTAGCTGGGTGAAGGCGCTCCTCGAGGCCAAAGACCAGCAACAGCCCGTTCCGCGCTGGCGCTGGAAGGAGCCCCAGCAGAGTGGTGATGGCAAGTGGGGCGACGCAGTCAGCTGGCGGATTGGGTCGACGAGGGAATTCAAAGATATTCAACCGGGCAAACCGAAGCTTTGA
- a CDS encoding Zn(II)2Cys6 transcription factor gives MPLSFASQGSPNRSFSRTHKCYRMTEDIVYIEVWTDMPNLEKLSPRPTSVLSLVLYPALTQRQKLSYLNLHDGWIGTRIYAGAHRPNKKNRAETAHSTMISVKHRSPSSKPMEASHNKENRVKKRSSNACQRCRRQKIKCSGSQPCDTCSKRKSTCTFDDRDQKILVTRGYLEDLQRQLAQLKGGEDEVFSPQSMEQELRPTEGKASMPDATGRAIQTDPLLGGDDLAEGESEWSQNLEGASQLTNPLSSGPSTFMAAASGRIFYLGTSSNWSFARKILSMTHEHLYNAPLPTGSLYFDGSAYDLGWDGTRTTVTNDIPMAPPLDFSIYLINAVKFHAGQLFHLFDEDTFMGGLYAFYENPEHQMAHSGLWYIHYLLILAFGKAFVVQRNQGSRPSGCEFFTKALQLLPDTTNLCRDPIVATEILCCIALYLQSLDCRNSAHNYIGQAARIAQAQGMHTDMSAEHLGDAIVQRCRRIWWTIYILDRQMTSLMGLPQSIRDDQLHHQLPYFPGSPQKAIALGMQIKVCQIMEEINSSVYGPDGRLNRNFLLRTKSALASAAELVTELRKCYDLRLDESSISGVSRLSAHLHLLYHQCIVLATRPVLFCFLKMRIQTADSSLESLNSSANVRKLLQVCIDSAQQILNILIVLQRQNLLDSFLPFDLEATYTAAVVLVTAPAADASLLDDWTPWFHTSVTVLDEMISRGNLIAGFRKSELQQLAGMLSHLADDGVIHGTDLARKGQLDRIISRLPSPSTPDRVFGISEIPNLHPGLTTAEIMAVAESIDTGDVDWIAHAVTENHIW, from the exons ATGCCCCTCTCGTTTGCCAGTCAGGGTAGCCCTAATCGCAGTTTTTCTAGGACTCACAAATGCTATCGCATGACTGAAGACatagtttatatagaagTCTGGACGGACATGCCAAATCTGGAGAAATTATCCCCTCGACCCACATCTGTCCTTTCTTTGGTTCTCTACCCCGCATTAACTCAAAGGCAAAAGTTGAGTTATCTCAACCTGCATGACGGTTGGATTGGCACCAGGATTTACGCAGGAGCACACAGACCGAACAAAAAGAATCGGGCTGAAACTGCCCATTCAACCATGATCTCAGTAAAGCACCGGTCTCCTTCTTCCAAACCCATGGAAGCCTCACATAATAAAGAAAACCGCGTCAAGAAGCGCTCGTCCAATGC CTGCCAACGATGCCGAAGACAGAAGATCAAATGCTCGGGTTCGCAGCCGTGTGATACCTGTAGCAAGCGCAAATCAACCTGCACGTTCGATGATCGGGACCAGAAAATTCTCGTCACTCGGGG ATATCTCGAAGACCTCCAGAGGCAGCTGGCGCAACTCAAGGgcggcgaagatgaagtatTCAGTCCACAGAGTATGGAGCAGGAGCTCCGGCCTACGGAAGGGAAGGCGTCGATGCCGGACGCGACGGGACGTGCCATCCAAACCGATCCGCTTCTCGGAGGCGACGACTTGGCCGAAGGGGAATCGGAATGGAGTCAGAATCTCGAAGGCGCATCCCAATTAACAAACCCGTTGTCGTCGGGTCCGTCGACGTTCATGGCTGCGGCATCCGGTCGAATCT TCTACCTAGGAACCTCGTCCAACTGGTCCTTCGCGAGAAAGATCCTGAGCATGACACATGAGCATCTATACAACGCACCCCTGCCAACGGGGAGTCTCTACTTTGACGGGTCCGCATACGATCTGGGCTGGGATGGAACGAGGACCACCGTAACTAACGATATTCCCATGGCGCCGCCCCTAGACTTCTCCATCTACCTCATCAACGCCGTCAAGTTTCATGCGGGTCAGTTGTTCCACCTCTTCGACGAGGATACGTTCATGGGTGGCTTGTACGCCTTCTACGAGAATCCAGAGCATCAGATGGCGCATTCGGGCTTGTGGTATATTCATTACTTGCTCATTCTGGCCTTTGGCAAGGCGTTTGTGGTGCAGAGAAATCAAGGGAGTCGACCGTCCGGCTGTGAGTTCTTTACCAAGGCGTTGCAGCTGCTGCCGGACACGACCAACCTCTGTCGCGATCCCATCGTCGCCACCGAGATTCTCTGCTGCATTGCACTGTATCTGCAATCGCTCGACTGTCGCAACTCCGCCCACAATTAT ATTGGCCAAGCAGCGCGCATCGCCCAGGCCCAGGGAATGCACACCGATATGTCCGCGGAGCACCTGGGAGACGCGATCGTCCAGCGATGCCGTCGGATTTGGTGGACCATCTACATCCTCGATCGCCAGATGACCTCGCTGATGGGGTTGCCACAATCCATCCGCGACGATCAATTACACCACCAGCTACCCTATTTCCCGGGATCGCCCCAGAAGGCGATCGCCCTCGGCATGCAAATCAAGGTGTGTCAGATCATGGAGGAAATCAATAGCA GTGTCTATGGGCCGGATGGGCGCCTGAATCGGAATTTCCTCTTGAGAACCAAGAGCGCTCTCGCCAGCGCCGCCGAGTTGGTCACCGAGCTTCGAAAATGCTACGACTTGCGGCTGGACGAGTCCTCGATCAGCGGCGTGTCCCGACTATCGGCGCACCTGCATCTACTCTACCATCAG TGCATCGTGTTGGCCACCCGACCGGTATTATTCTGCTTTCTGAAGATGCGAATCCAAACCGCCGACAGCTCGCTCGAATCTCTAAACTCGTCGGCCAACGTGCGCAAGCTGCTGCAGGTCTGCATCGACTCGGCACAGCAAATCCTGAACATCCTTATCGTCCTCCAGCGACAGAATCTCCTCG ACAGTTTCCTCCCGTTTGACCTCGAAGCCACCTATACCGCCGCCGTAGTCCTTGTCACCGCCCCCGCAGCCGACGCGTCCCTCCTCGACGACTGGACTCCGTGGTTCCACACCAGCGTCACGGTGTTGGATGAAATGATCTCGCGCGGGAATCTGATCGCCGGGTTTCGCAAGTCGGAATTACAGCAACTCGCCGGAATGTTGAGCCATCTGGCAGACGATGGGGTCATTCACGGTACCGACTTGGCCAGGAAGGGGCAGCTGGACCGTATCATCTCCCGCCTCCCTTCCCCATCCACCCCAGATCGCGTGTTTGGAATATCGGAAATCCCCAATCTGCATCCGGGGCTGACGACGGCGGAGATCATGGCTGTGGCGGAGTCGATCGATACGGGGGATGTGGATTGGATTGCGCATGCCGTCACGGAGAATCACATCTGGTAG
- a CDS encoding delta-1-pyrroline-5-carboxylate dehydrogenase has product MLCRSLQFIRWSLPAASMRFWLSLSPSSPQSIMSSTKMLSMRLSNSARSSARSLRPFPSATLQIRTKATMPFALPAARNEPNPLYTRGSQERAKVEEALKELRSQLPVQSEVFYNGVAQKVSQSIDQPMPSEHATTFTNYPLASKEQVAAAIESALKAKKSWEETPFVDRAAIFMKAAELATGKYRYELIAATMLGQGKNVWQGEIDAAAELADFFRQNCNFAAELMGKQPPRNTNGMWSRMEYRPLEGFVYAVSPFNFTALGGSLVSAPALMGNVVVWKPSPSSIYASTLVYKILLEAGLPPDVVQFVPGDAEEVTSVALSHRDFAGLNFIGSSDVFRSIYGKIGEGIANKTYREFPRVVGETSGKNFHLIHNTADIPSAVNHTIRGAFEYQGQKCSATSRVYLPESRAEEFLTALKSGVKNITIGSPDKDFEAFMGPVIHRQSFNKIKSIIDASNKDPSLTLLAGGTYDDSVGFYVHPTVYQAHTLDHRLFDEEIFGPVLAIYVYPDAEWSSILKKADEQGGGFALTGAVFAKDRRVIREAEDALRYSAGNFYINCK; this is encoded by the exons TGCGCGCTCCTCAGCGCGCAGTTTGCGACCCTTCCCCAGCGCGACTTTACAGATCCGCACCAAGGCGACCATGCCCTTCGCACTCCCCGCTGCCAGAAATGAACCCAAC CCTCTCTACACACGAGGCTCCCAGGAGCGCGCCAAGGTGGAAGAAGCCTTGAAGGAGCTCCGGTCCCAACTCCCCGTCCAGAGTGAAGTCTTCTACAACGGTGTGGCCCAGAAGGTCTCCCAGTCGATAGACCAACCAATGCCTTCGGAACATGCCACTACCTTCACCAACTACCCTCTTGCTTCCAAGGAGCAGGTCGCTGCTGCCATCGAATCCGctctcaaggccaagaagagcTGGGAGGAGACCCCCTTCGTCGATCGCGCTGCTATCTTCATGAAGGCCGCCGAGTTGGCCACGGGCAAATACCGGTATGAGCTGATTGCGGCGACCATGCTGGGTCAGGGAAAGAATGTCTGGCAGGGTGAGATCGACGCCGCGGCCGAGTTGGCAGACTTCTTCCGTCAGAACTGCAACTTCGCGGCGGAATTGATGGGAAAGCAGCCCCCCCGGAACACTAATGGCATGTGGAG TCGCATGGAATACCGCCCCCTCGAGGGATTCGTGTACGCGGTCTCGCCCTTCAATTTCACTGCCTTGGGTGGCAGCTTGGTCTCCGCTCCGGCTTTGATGGGTAACGTCGTCGTGTGGAAGCCCTCGCCATCCAGCATCTACGCGAGCACCCTCGTTTACAAGATTCTGCTCGAGGCTGGCCTGCCTCCGGATGTTGTGCAGTTTGTGCCGGGTGATGCCGAAGAGGTCACCAGCGTGGCCCTCTCTCACCGCGACTTTGCTGGCTTGAACTTCATCGGATCGTCCGACGTTTTCCGTAGCATCTACGGCAAGATTGGCGAGGGCATCGCCAACAAGACCTACCGCGAGTTCCCTCGTGTGGTCGGCGAGACCAGCGGCAAGAACTTCCATCTCATCCACAACACCGCGGATATTCCCAGCGCCGTCAACCACACCATCCGTGGTGCTTTCGAGTACCAAGGCCAGAAGTGCTCGGCCACCTCCCGTGTTTACCTCCCCGAGAGCCGCGCCGAGGAGTTCTTGACGGCCCTCAAGTCGGGTGTCAAGAACATCACCATCGGCAGCCCCGACAAGGACTTTGAGGCCTTCATGGGCCCTGTTATCCACCGCCAGTCCTTCAACAAGATCAAGTCGATCATCGATGCCAGCAACAAGGATCCCTCTCTCACCTTGCTGGCTGGTGGTACCTACGATGACTCCGTTGGCTTCTACGTTCACCCCACAGTCTACCAGGCCCACACCCTCGACCACCGCCTGTTCGACGAGGAGATCTTCGGGCCTGTTTTGGCCATTTACGTCTACCCTGATGCTGAGTGGAGCTCTAtcctgaagaaggccgaCGAGCAGGGTGGCGGCTTCGCCCTCACCGGTGCGGTCTTTGCCAAGGATCGCCGTGTGATCCGTGAAGCTGAGGATGCTCTCCGCTACTCCGCTGGCAACTTCTACATCAACTGCAAG